From Candidatus Eisenbacteria bacterium, the proteins below share one genomic window:
- a CDS encoding glucose-1-phosphate adenylyltransferase — MFESRLKLPSTVAFILAGGRVGELSVLTLSRPMAAVPFGGIYRIIDFALSNLMHAGVSQIGIIPQYLPSSLIDHVGIGANWDLTGPGRGAKILPPHLGPNASHWYEGGADAVRQNLNYVKDIDPELVLIISGDHVYQMDYRRLIEFHLEHDSDVTIAFRPMGSQTDRRFGYGVLGSDGRLEDYQEKPHVLPSDLASLTVYLFRRSVLEKVLEEAPPGEQTFGQHVLPRMLGTYRMYGWMFQGYWGYCRTPSAYFRSNMDVLSGIADPEAWQIRTNLYDQGLGKMPPVSINASAKIQNSLVSPGCVISGEVQDSILSPGVCIEKGALVNNCLLFHNTVVMSGAVIHTSIIDKKSLIEPNAEIGAPLPAMERLRDKDLVILGKDAIVEKGVRLPPGERMAGGPHMKKKATEK, encoded by the coding sequence ATGTTTGAGAGTCGACTCAAACTTCCGTCCACAGTCGCCTTTATTCTTGCCGGGGGACGCGTGGGTGAGTTATCCGTATTGACGCTCTCACGCCCGATGGCCGCCGTCCCCTTCGGGGGTATTTACCGCATCATCGATTTCGCCCTCTCCAATCTGATGCATGCCGGGGTTTCGCAGATTGGAATCATCCCTCAATACCTGCCGTCCTCCCTCATCGATCATGTGGGTATCGGCGCAAATTGGGATCTCACCGGTCCGGGCCGAGGTGCAAAAATCCTCCCGCCCCACCTTGGTCCGAATGCATCACACTGGTATGAAGGTGGCGCCGATGCCGTGCGTCAGAACCTTAATTATGTTAAAGACATTGATCCCGAATTGGTTCTGATCATTTCCGGCGATCATGTCTATCAGATGGATTACAGGCGTTTGATCGAGTTTCATCTCGAACATGATTCTGATGTTACAATCGCTTTTCGGCCGATGGGATCACAAACCGATCGCCGCTTCGGTTACGGAGTTTTAGGCTCGGACGGGCGGCTTGAAGATTATCAAGAGAAGCCCCATGTTCTTCCCTCAGACCTTGCCAGCCTGACCGTCTATCTTTTCCGGCGTTCCGTCCTTGAAAAGGTTCTGGAAGAGGCACCGCCCGGTGAGCAGACCTTTGGACAACATGTTCTTCCCCGGATGCTGGGGACCTATAGAATGTATGGCTGGATGTTCCAGGGGTACTGGGGCTATTGTCGGACACCCTCGGCCTACTTTCGATCCAATATGGATGTTTTGAGTGGTATTGCCGATCCGGAAGCCTGGCAAATCAGGACCAACCTCTATGATCAGGGCTTGGGAAAAATGCCGCCGGTCTCCATTAATGCCTCGGCCAAGATCCAAAACAGCCTTGTTTCACCCGGATGCGTTATCAGCGGCGAGGTTCAAGATTCCATACTCAGCCCGGGGGTCTGTATTGAGAAAGGGGCCTTGGTAAACAACTGCCTTCTCTTTCACAATACAGTTGTGATGTCCGGCGCCGTCATCCATACATCCATCATCGATAAAAAGAGTCTCATCGAGCCCAACGCAGAAATCGGTGCACCCCTGCCGGCCATGGAGAGGCTGAGGGATAAAGACCTGGTTATTCTCGGAAAAGACGCCATTGTGGAGAAAGGCGTCAGGCTGCCGCCGGGTGAGAGAATGGCCGGCGGGCCGCACATGAAAAAGAAAGCCACAGAGAAATGA
- a CDS encoding oligosaccharide flippase family protein yields the protein MKRKAFLKNVASNWVHLVWGVFLGLVMTPLFIKFLGKGNYGIWLLIHSLVGYYGLLDLGVRSAVVRYVSRDLALKDIRMANETLNTAFALYTGTGIAALVISALLALILPNVEGFAAAKHPDTPMLIILVGASLAVSFPGRLLEGVLSAAERFDLSNILGITFATIRNLFFLIALLSGGGLVAMAWVLLVVTGVEKICVAGVVLRKVPGIRISFRMARRHRIREIFNYGIHTFLAQAGDRLRLYTDSIVIASFMPPQAITIFNIGNRPLQYLSRLVLGVTRVLTPAFSRTDTIGGKAKLQRLLILGTRGTTLLSAWTCLLLAISGNRLFRLWVGEGFEESGFVLLLLLPAYLFSSSQTPIASILYGTSRHKFLSRLTLVEGVVNLGLSLWWVQTWGLYGVALGTAVPMLIVRFFILPVYACRLIDLPFAHYLRRGLGVGILPLTGAGIFSLFLMKWIPGGDLLSVLALDGIVSFVFISLTFITLLATGDEMLPDRMKPRFLDRWLPRGTRSSGKDASPPRILFIAYRFPPQGGGGVQRSAKTVKYWMRQGIPIALLSAASKGVSLEDSSLLEEIPKDLMREEAPDPSLWPHIRRLRQQWKPARKIPFINRILVGIQWLSHFLSFPDSYAGWGLTGFWRGWSLCRRFRPDLILVTGPPWTPLIVGWLLSTISGRPLVIDYRDPWTKTYLPRTPKGLSRWMNPTLERKLLSHASGVVAAHRAVLRQLDPILPKSIPRLWVPNGYDCDDFPAITASNGDSSQFTLTYTGGFFSWRNPRTLFTVLEDLLKEGKIDPARFRLCLAGSVEPALSHLSPGGYLAGRIDAKGYLPHRVSVGLLRKSTVNLVLEGELGGVNHHTPGKFYEVLAAERPVLLLCPPGTTTHLAGRSDGCHIAHPDDAVAIRNCLLNLYNDWIRGDLLRGPRREDFRFYDREHQARRWIRFLGTILP from the coding sequence ATGAAACGTAAGGCTTTTCTCAAAAACGTTGCATCAAACTGGGTTCACCTGGTTTGGGGGGTTTTCTTGGGGCTCGTTATGACCCCCCTCTTTATTAAGTTTCTGGGAAAGGGCAATTATGGAATCTGGCTCTTGATTCATTCTCTTGTGGGCTATTATGGTCTTCTCGATCTTGGCGTCCGCTCGGCGGTTGTCCGCTATGTTTCCCGTGATCTGGCTCTCAAAGACATCCGCATGGCGAATGAGACGCTCAATACCGCCTTCGCCCTCTATACAGGCACCGGTATCGCCGCTCTCGTCATCAGCGCCCTGCTCGCCCTTATCCTCCCGAACGTCGAAGGTTTCGCCGCGGCCAAGCATCCCGACACACCGATGCTGATCATTCTTGTCGGTGCCTCCCTTGCGGTTAGTTTTCCCGGCCGTCTTCTCGAAGGTGTTCTCAGCGCAGCGGAAAGGTTTGATCTCTCGAACATTTTGGGAATCACCTTCGCAACGATACGGAATCTCTTTTTCCTCATCGCCCTACTCTCGGGCGGCGGCTTGGTCGCAATGGCCTGGGTGCTATTAGTCGTCACCGGAGTGGAGAAGATCTGTGTCGCCGGTGTGGTTCTGCGCAAGGTCCCAGGTATCCGGATCTCATTTCGAATGGCCCGCCGGCACAGGATCCGAGAAATATTTAACTATGGAATCCACACCTTTCTCGCTCAGGCCGGAGATCGCTTGAGGTTATACACCGACTCGATCGTCATTGCTTCGTTCATGCCCCCGCAGGCTATCACGATCTTTAATATCGGCAATAGGCCGCTACAATATCTATCCCGATTGGTACTCGGAGTAACCCGTGTTCTGACCCCTGCTTTCAGCCGGACCGATACGATAGGCGGGAAGGCAAAGCTCCAGCGTCTGTTGATTCTTGGCACCCGTGGAACGACTCTGCTCAGCGCGTGGACCTGTCTTTTGCTCGCGATATCGGGAAACAGGCTCTTCCGCCTTTGGGTCGGAGAAGGATTTGAAGAATCGGGATTTGTTCTTCTGCTACTGCTACCGGCCTATTTGTTTTCCTCCAGTCAAACACCGATTGCTTCCATCCTCTATGGCACAAGCCGGCATAAATTTCTTTCCCGGCTGACGTTGGTTGAGGGCGTGGTGAATCTTGGATTGAGCCTGTGGTGGGTTCAAACATGGGGGCTTTACGGTGTGGCGTTGGGCACGGCGGTTCCGATGCTGATTGTCCGTTTCTTCATACTCCCCGTCTATGCTTGCCGCCTAATCGATCTCCCCTTCGCGCATTATCTTCGACGGGGACTGGGAGTAGGGATCTTACCTCTGACCGGGGCCGGCATTTTCTCGCTCTTTCTCATGAAATGGATCCCCGGCGGTGATCTATTATCCGTGCTCGCCCTTGATGGAATCGTCAGCTTCGTTTTTATCAGTTTAACATTTATAACACTACTTGCCACCGGTGATGAGATGCTACCCGACCGGATGAAACCTCGCTTCCTCGACCGATGGTTGCCAAGGGGCACCCGATCTTCAGGGAAGGATGCGTCCCCACCGCGGATTCTTTTTATAGCTTACCGTTTTCCCCCGCAGGGGGGTGGTGGAGTTCAACGATCCGCCAAGACTGTGAAGTATTGGATGCGACAGGGAATTCCAATCGCCCTTCTCTCCGCCGCCTCAAAAGGTGTCTCTCTGGAAGATTCATCTCTATTGGAGGAAATCCCCAAAGATCTAATGCGTGAAGAGGCGCCCGATCCTAGTCTTTGGCCGCACATCCGCCGACTTCGACAGCAATGGAAGCCGGCCCGGAAGATCCCATTTATCAATCGGATTCTCGTTGGCATCCAGTGGCTGAGCCATTTTCTAAGTTTTCCTGATAGTTACGCGGGTTGGGGGCTGACTGGATTCTGGCGGGGCTGGTCTCTTTGCCGGCGGTTCCGCCCCGATCTTATTCTGGTGACGGGGCCGCCCTGGACCCCCCTTATTGTCGGATGGCTCTTATCCACCATCTCCGGGCGGCCCTTGGTGATCGACTACCGAGATCCATGGACAAAAACGTATCTGCCAAGAACGCCCAAGGGATTGAGCCGGTGGATGAATCCCACCCTTGAGCGCAAGCTCCTCTCGCACGCCTCCGGCGTTGTGGCGGCTCATCGGGCTGTTCTGAGGCAACTCGATCCGATTCTTCCGAAATCGATCCCACGACTCTGGGTCCCCAATGGCTATGACTGTGATGACTTTCCAGCCATAACAGCTTCCAATGGAGATTCTTCGCAGTTCACGTTGACCTATACCGGAGGATTCTTCAGTTGGCGCAATCCACGAACCCTGTTCACTGTTTTGGAGGATCTTCTGAAAGAGGGCAAGATCGATCCCGCCCGTTTCCGGCTCTGTCTAGCCGGCAGCGTGGAACCGGCCTTGAGTCACCTCTCTCCTGGCGGGTATCTCGCCGGGCGGATAGATGCCAAGGGGTACCTTCCACACCGGGTCAGCGTGGGACTTCTCAGGAAGAGCACAGTCAATCTGGTCTTGGAGGGTGAGTTAGGTGGAGTTAATCACCATACTCCAGGGAAATTCTATGAAGTTCTCGCCGCGGAGCGTCCGGTTCTGCTGCTGTGTCCCCCAGGCACAACGACCCATCTGGCAGGACGCTCAGATGGCTGTCATATCGCTCACCCCGACGATGCTGTCGCGATCCGGAACTGCCTGTTAAATCTCTATAATGACTGGATCCGCGGCGATTTGCTTCGAGGACCGCGGCGCGAAGATTTCCGTTTTTATGATCGGGAACATCAGGCTCGGCGCTGGATTCGATTCCTTGGAACCATTCTTCCTTGA
- a CDS encoding glucose-1-phosphate adenylyltransferase, whose product MSATEKQRSNWRTVDVRDTLALLLAGGVGSRLNVLVRRRAKPAVPFGGIYRIVDFTLSNIQKSGIERVGILTQYLPYSLSDHVGRGEAWGLTGRHREARILPPHTGTSHSDWYKGTADAVYRNLSYIRRHNPSLVVIVSGDHIYSMDYTPMLEYHLDRGAAATLAIQKFPLEECSSFGTVLLNDDMSVRGFDEKPAVPRSPWISLGIYVFRRDILEARLEEVTGAGGGVDFARHIFANMLERGDRLIAYPFQDYWQDVGTLQAYFDAHMDLISDRPRIDLAKWGVRTNLEAKRYGDRGPAYCASTADIHRVRIGRGSRIYGQVESSVLSSGVVIEDGAEVKECVIFHDTRIGQGAKLHRVIIDKNVTVGRRAQIGCDIGRDQSNVKYPDQLNSGLTVIGKGAVIPPEMSIGKNVCIGPEMDLTSLDRETLENGETIEEKEG is encoded by the coding sequence ATGAGCGCGACTGAGAAGCAAAGATCCAATTGGCGGACGGTCGATGTCCGGGATACATTGGCACTTCTCCTGGCCGGTGGTGTTGGAAGCCGTCTCAATGTCTTGGTTCGCCGGAGGGCTAAACCGGCGGTTCCTTTCGGGGGCATTTATCGAATTGTAGATTTTACATTATCGAATATTCAGAAATCCGGAATCGAGCGTGTGGGTATACTGACTCAATATTTGCCCTACAGCCTCAGCGATCATGTGGGACGCGGCGAGGCCTGGGGGCTCACAGGGCGTCATCGTGAGGCCCGGATACTACCACCGCATACCGGCACCAGCCATTCGGATTGGTATAAGGGAACCGCAGACGCCGTTTATCGAAATCTATCCTACATCCGTCGTCACAATCCCTCCCTTGTTGTCATTGTATCCGGGGATCACATCTATTCCATGGATTACACGCCGATGCTCGAGTATCACCTCGACCGCGGAGCCGCCGCGACCTTGGCTATCCAGAAATTCCCGCTCGAGGAATGCTCTTCTTTCGGCACGGTGCTTCTAAACGATGACATGTCGGTGCGGGGATTCGATGAAAAACCGGCCGTACCCAGAAGCCCCTGGATATCGCTTGGCATCTATGTCTTCCGCAGGGATATCTTGGAAGCCCGATTGGAAGAAGTGACCGGCGCCGGCGGTGGTGTCGATTTTGCCCGGCACATCTTTGCCAATATGCTGGAACGGGGAGACCGTCTTATCGCCTATCCATTTCAGGATTATTGGCAGGATGTGGGAACCCTGCAGGCCTATTTCGACGCCCACATGGATCTTATCAGCGATCGCCCCAGAATCGATCTCGCCAAATGGGGCGTCCGGACAAACCTGGAAGCAAAACGCTACGGCGATAGAGGGCCGGCCTACTGCGCCTCCACCGCAGACATCCACCGCGTGCGTATCGGCCGGGGCTCCCGGATTTATGGGCAAGTCGAATCATCCGTCCTCTCCTCCGGTGTCGTCATTGAGGATGGCGCCGAGGTCAAAGAGTGCGTTATTTTCCATGACACGCGCATCGGACAGGGCGCAAAGCTTCACCGGGTTATTATCGACAAAAACGTCACGGTGGGGCGGAGAGCACAGATCGGTTGTGACATCGGCAGAGACCAATCCAATGTTAAATATCCGGATCAACTGAATTCAGGCCTCACCGTCATCGGCAAAGGGGCCGTTATCCCACCGGAAATGAGTATCGGGAAGAATGTCTGTATCGGCCCGGAGATGGATTTGACATCCCTGGACCGAGAGACCCTTGAAAACGGAGAGACAATAGAAGAAAAAGAGGGCTGA
- the dapE gene encoding succinyl-diaminopimelate desuccinylase: MNQLATLLGQLIAIPSATGEEAAILRNLEERFASLSPGKAGVWSLQKTSGGLVVSSGVEGEKEARRPLVILAGHVDTVAPQGAIGPKIIGGTLYGLGSSDMKSGLAVMTHLGLTLDIRSLPVRLALVYYTGEEGPFEQNGLGRLMNELPHLKDASLAILLEPTANAIELGCLGTMNIEVLFRGETCHSARPWMGRSAVTAAVDWIREMSLRPSRDRIVEGLTFVETMAITILQSGTARNVIPGLLKANVNIRYAPDRDEDSVLEEFSSTLPEEAEWNVIDMAPPGRIDTGAPTLREFLDIVDVPRRAKQGWTDVARFSAAGIPALNFGPGLPEYCHRKDEQIPLANLDESARLLRRFLESAGCDY, translated from the coding sequence ATGAACCAGCTTGCAACCCTTCTGGGGCAACTCATTGCCATTCCCAGCGCCACCGGCGAGGAAGCGGCGATATTAAGGAATCTTGAGGAGCGGTTCGCTTCACTGTCCCCGGGCAAAGCCGGTGTCTGGTCCCTGCAAAAAACATCGGGCGGTCTGGTCGTTTCATCCGGGGTAGAGGGTGAGAAAGAGGCCAGGCGGCCGCTTGTGATTTTGGCGGGGCATGTTGATACCGTCGCGCCCCAAGGGGCTATCGGTCCAAAGATTATCGGCGGGACCCTTTACGGCCTGGGTTCAAGTGATATGAAGTCGGGATTAGCGGTGATGACTCATCTCGGCCTGACCCTGGATATCCGCTCTCTCCCCGTGCGACTGGCCCTTGTCTATTACACTGGTGAGGAAGGGCCTTTTGAGCAGAATGGATTGGGTCGGCTCATGAACGAACTGCCGCACCTCAAGGATGCCTCTCTTGCGATTCTTCTCGAACCCACGGCGAACGCCATTGAACTCGGTTGTCTGGGAACAATGAATATTGAAGTCCTTTTCAGGGGAGAGACCTGTCATAGTGCTAGACCGTGGATGGGGAGGAGCGCTGTGACGGCGGCAGTGGATTGGATCCGGGAAATGAGCCTGCGGCCCTCCCGGGACAGGATTGTAGAAGGATTGACCTTCGTAGAAACGATGGCGATTACAATCCTTCAATCAGGGACGGCCCGAAATGTTATCCCAGGATTGTTAAAGGCGAATGTCAACATCCGGTATGCCCCCGACCGCGATGAAGATTCGGTGTTAGAAGAATTCTCTTCGACCCTGCCCGAGGAAGCCGAGTGGAATGTAATAGATATGGCGCCCCCCGGCCGGATTGATACCGGAGCGCCCACACTGCGGGAATTCCTGGATATTGTCGATGTCCCACGACGCGCAAAGCAGGGATGGACTGATGTGGCGCGTTTTTCGGCGGCGGGGATTCCTGCATTAAATTTCGGTCCCGGGCTGCCGGAGTATTGTCACAGGAAGGATGAGCAGATTCCGCTGGCGAATCTCGATGAGTCGGCCCGTCTATTAAGGCGATTTCTGGAATCGGCCGGGTGCGATTACTGA
- a CDS encoding dicarboxylate/amino acid:cation symporter, whose protein sequence is MPGQRWLLPAMLVGIILGAIGGWYFGPQMVSLAWLGQIFLDALKMLIVPLIITSMITGISQLGDIRKVGRTGGTVLIYYFATTGLAVLLGIILVNIIQPGHVGEWAGGEVPEAVRGKEGMGLVVILRSFISPNIVQSMVNMDILPLIIFSLFFGALLTTIEAQKRDTVISFFDGANQAIMKMVHLIMWLAPIGVFSLIGSRLGEAGGGSGFLTEFSRLGRYSLTVIVGLLIHGGIVLPLILYFFAKRNPFHYFIGMARALSTAFSTASSSATLPVTLDCTELNNRVSRRSSLFVLPIGATINMDGTALYESVAAIFIAQATGHHLGFGEQAIIFVTATLAAVGAAGIPQAGLVTMVIVLRAVGLPLEGIGMILAIDWFLDRCRTTVNVWGDAVGAAVVDHLEPTPLPEGSSPPQC, encoded by the coding sequence ATGCCTGGTCAACGATGGCTCCTACCCGCAATGTTGGTTGGTATTATTCTTGGAGCCATTGGGGGATGGTACTTCGGTCCTCAGATGGTTTCACTCGCCTGGCTCGGCCAAATTTTTCTCGATGCCCTCAAGATGCTTATCGTTCCACTTATTATCACCTCAATGATCACGGGGATTTCTCAACTCGGTGATATCCGCAAGGTCGGCCGTACCGGTGGTACGGTTCTCATTTACTATTTCGCGACGACCGGTTTGGCCGTCCTGCTGGGCATCATTCTCGTTAACATCATTCAACCCGGGCATGTGGGCGAATGGGCCGGCGGCGAAGTTCCCGAAGCCGTCCGGGGCAAAGAGGGCATGGGTTTGGTTGTGATTCTACGGAGTTTCATTTCTCCGAACATTGTACAATCAATGGTGAATATGGATATTCTCCCGCTCATTATTTTCTCACTCTTTTTCGGCGCGCTCTTGACAACGATTGAGGCGCAGAAACGGGACACCGTGATCAGCTTCTTCGATGGAGCCAATCAGGCCATCATGAAGATGGTTCATCTCATCATGTGGCTTGCGCCGATCGGGGTCTTCAGCCTTATCGGCTCCCGGCTGGGTGAAGCGGGAGGAGGATCGGGTTTCCTCACGGAATTTTCAAGACTCGGGCGGTACTCTCTCACCGTTATCGTCGGACTTCTTATTCATGGTGGCATCGTACTTCCCCTGATTCTCTACTTTTTCGCAAAGCGCAATCCCTTCCACTACTTTATCGGCATGGCCCGGGCCTTGAGCACGGCATTCTCCACGGCGTCAAGTTCCGCCACCCTTCCGGTCACCTTGGATTGCACAGAATTAAACAATCGCGTTTCCCGCCGATCATCCCTCTTCGTGTTACCGATCGGAGCCACGATAAATATGGACGGAACCGCCCTCTATGAATCGGTCGCCGCCATTTTTATCGCACAGGCCACCGGTCACCACCTTGGATTCGGCGAGCAAGCGATCATTTTTGTAACGGCGACACTTGCCGCTGTAGGCGCCGCCGGCATTCCACAGGCAGGATTGGTTACCATGGTGATTGTGTTGCGCGCCGTCGGTCTCCCCCTTGAAGGGATCGGTATGATCCTCGCGATCGATTGGTTCTTGGACCGGTGCCGGACAACCGTCAACGTCTGGGGGGATGCCGTGGGCGCGGCCGTGGTGGATCATTTGGAGCCGACGCCGCTTCCGGAGGGTTCATCCCCGCCACAGTGTTAA
- a CDS encoding PEP-CTERM sorting domain-containing protein, with protein MRQIICGLIIIGCVFVSSSASAGFTTWFPSPNEPDLDEILDNLYGLSNVVRVADTGGLTDQIWFNSNAAVSVEAKFSSRDHTFGYYQGLTGWSFNPLFTVSGSGYLSGVTGGFTPAQSGNPFRFADKTGWVPAWSSLELQNLDFMDHMVTYQITGDDPTKSNTVGSYVLAWEDGSWFGDRDYNDLIVEVSGVGLGGCSPVPEPATLTLLGMGLVGFTGWSLRRRKK; from the coding sequence ATGCGCCAAATAATTTGCGGACTCATCATCATTGGATGTGTTTTCGTGAGCTCCAGTGCCTCCGCCGGGTTTACCACATGGTTCCCTTCGCCAAATGAACCGGATCTCGACGAGATCCTTGACAACCTCTATGGTTTGTCAAACGTGGTGCGGGTTGCCGATACGGGTGGGCTCACAGACCAGATCTGGTTTAACAGCAATGCCGCGGTCAGTGTCGAGGCCAAATTCTCCTCTCGGGACCACACCTTCGGCTATTACCAGGGGCTGACCGGTTGGAGCTTCAATCCGCTCTTCACGGTCTCCGGCTCGGGGTATCTGTCGGGTGTAACGGGCGGCTTCACCCCAGCGCAATCTGGGAATCCCTTCCGGTTCGCCGATAAGACCGGCTGGGTGCCGGCATGGAGTTCACTGGAATTGCAGAACCTCGATTTCATGGATCACATGGTTACCTACCAGATCACCGGCGATGACCCGACAAAATCAAATACGGTCGGAAGTTATGTCCTCGCTTGGGAAGACGGCTCCTGGTTCGGTGACCGTGACTACAATGATCTCATCGTCGAGGTCAGCGGGGTTGGGCTCGGGGGATGCAGCCCTGTACCTGAACCGGCGACACTCACTCTTTTGGGAATGGGGCTCGTTGGTTTTACCGGATGGAGCCTCAGGAGACGGAAGAAGTAG
- a CDS encoding sodium:solute symporter family protein, whose protein sequence is MAESFHIHAAFLVIYLIALIVVGARKAKSIRTHADFSLAGRRLSVPVLVGTLLATWIGTGSIFGNAEETFRVGVPAFLLPVSGGVGIIVLYFLAARIRRSGQFTIQDILEERFGVITRILGTLTLLMAYVIIVSYQYRAGAAVVEIIFPHIGHHSAVVGVAAFVILYTALAGMFSVAYTDLANGILMVIGIFTALPILLIRAGGFEGVLSSIDPQSRSLFGTYSTMQLLSVLLPSLLLIIGDANMYQRFFSARDPQAARRSAIGMFAGVLILEFGIILTALIGKSLVVKGLIPAPDIPGHIIVQTAFYGLPPLLGALLAATVVAVVVSTADSYLLAPSTSLVRDVYERFLARQHPPRHSVFVGRAVVVLLGGLALGLAFLSDRFFSVALFAYTIYGAGITPVILAAFFWKGATRSGAVASMITGVLTAVLWKSLITGGNLAQWFENADRNQAARSLQHLEKMNIEPVLPALALSLIVLILVSLLTRGHAARRS, encoded by the coding sequence TTGGCAGAATCTTTCCACATCCACGCCGCATTCCTCGTAATTTATCTCATCGCGCTTATTGTTGTTGGCGCCCGCAAGGCCAAATCGATTCGCACGCATGCCGATTTCAGTCTGGCCGGCCGCCGCCTCTCTGTCCCCGTCCTTGTGGGAACCCTTTTGGCGACTTGGATTGGTACCGGGAGCATCTTTGGGAATGCGGAGGAGACCTTCAGAGTCGGTGTACCGGCGTTTCTCCTGCCTGTCTCAGGCGGTGTCGGAATCATCGTCCTCTACTTTCTTGCCGCGCGCATCCGGCGTAGCGGTCAATTCACGATCCAAGACATACTCGAGGAGCGTTTCGGCGTCATCACGCGCATCCTGGGAACCCTCACATTGCTGATGGCCTATGTGATTATCGTTTCCTACCAGTATCGGGCCGGCGCGGCGGTTGTAGAGATCATCTTTCCGCACATCGGCCATCATAGCGCCGTTGTTGGGGTGGCGGCTTTTGTCATTCTCTATACGGCCCTGGCCGGGATGTTCTCCGTTGCTTATACCGATCTAGCCAACGGCATTCTCATGGTAATTGGGATCTTTACGGCCTTACCCATACTATTGATACGAGCCGGCGGATTCGAAGGCGTTTTGTCATCGATCGATCCTCAATCCCGATCCCTTTTCGGCACATATAGCACGATGCAGCTCCTTTCCGTCCTTCTGCCATCGCTGTTGCTGATTATCGGCGACGCCAATATGTACCAGCGGTTTTTCTCAGCACGGGATCCACAAGCGGCGCGGCGCTCGGCCATTGGGATGTTTGCCGGGGTTCTCATCTTGGAATTCGGCATTATCCTTACGGCGCTGATTGGCAAATCCCTCGTGGTAAAAGGTCTCATTCCTGCTCCGGATATCCCGGGCCATATTATCGTCCAAACGGCTTTCTACGGCCTGCCCCCTTTACTCGGGGCCTTATTGGCCGCCACGGTCGTGGCGGTCGTCGTTTCCACAGCCGACTCCTATCTTTTGGCGCCGTCAACCAGTCTGGTAAGGGATGTCTATGAGCGTTTTCTCGCTCGCCAGCACCCGCCCCGCCACTCGGTTTTTGTGGGCCGTGCTGTGGTCGTCCTTCTCGGCGGCCTGGCTTTGGGCCTGGCCTTTCTGTCGGACCGCTTCTTCAGTGTCGCCTTATTCGCTTATACAATTTATGGAGCCGGCATCACACCTGTAATCCTGGCCGCGTTTTTCTGGAAGGGGGCGACGCGTTCCGGCGCTGTTGCATCGATGATCACGGGAGTTCTGACAGCCGTCCTCTGGAAGAGCCTCATTACCGGTGGGAATCTTGCACAATGGTTTGAGAATGCAGATAGGAATCAGGCCGCCCGATCGCTTCAGCATCTGGAGAAGATGAACATTGAACCGGTGTTGCCGGCATTGGCACTCAGCTTGATTGTCCTCATTCTTGTCAGTTTGCTGACGCGGGGACATGCGGCCCGGCGTTCATAA